Part of the Virgibacillus natechei genome is shown below.
GTAACATCCTTCTCCCGATACTCGGTGAGCTTCAACTATTTCTTTTCGTTCCTTAATAAAACGTAAAAATGGATCATGGTTTGCTGTTTTCATATAGATAATGACAAACGCTGTATAAGAAATACCTAATTTCATTTGATCTACTATTATAGAGTACGTTTTAATGACACCATTTTCCTCTAGTTTTTTTATGCGATTTCCTACTGCTTGCCCCGTCATATGAATTTGTTCACCTAAGTCTTTCCATTGAATACGTGAATTTTCGGATAGTAATTGCAGGATCTGAAAATCAATGTTATCAAGTTCCATAATAAATTCCTTTCACCATGAAAATTTTTGACCTAAAAGTGTTTCACCAACGTATCGATAGAAATCAATATATGGCTTATTATTACAGTGTAACAAAATTTTATAAATGAGGTGGAAAAATGAGTACAGCTTTAATCGTAGTTGATATACAAAACGACTATTTTCCAAATGGAAAGATGGAGTTAAGTAATCCTGATAAAGCAGCCGCTAATGCTGTTAAAGTTATCGATTGGTTTAGACAAAACAACAAGGATAATATTTTTCATGTACAGCATATCGCAGGTAGTCCAGATTTAGGCTTCTTTCTTCCAAATACAGAGGGAGCTGAAATACATGAAACTGTTCTACCATTAGAGAACGAAAATAAAATCATAAAAAATTTCCCTAACAGCTTTTTAAAGACTGATTTAGAAAGCAAGTTAAGAGAAAAAGGTGTAACGAAGGTAGTCGTTGTAGGTATGATGACGCATATGTGTATTGATGCAACAGTTAGGGCTGCAGTTGATCTAGGTTTTGAAACGACACTAATTGAAGATGCATGTGCGACTAGGGAGTTATCTTATAAAAATGAGGTCGTTCCAGCAGAACAGGTTCACTATGCGTTTGTTGGTGCACTTGACGGCATGTATGCTAGTATACGTTCGACTGAGGATTTCCTGGAACAAAATAATTAATTAGATTCAGGAGAGGGGATGTTTTAAAAAACAACCTCCTCTTTGTTTATAGAATCCTCTTATTGAAAATACATCCTCACACCAATAACAACCAATAACACCGATAGCATCTGCAGAACAATTTTCCCCGGGAGGCGCTGTGACAATTTTACTCCGATGTTTGCACCAATAATGACACCGACTCCTCCAAAGGCAACAATCATCCAGTCAATATTATTATAAAAGAGATGAGAAATGACCCCTACTGTAGAATAAAGAGATAAGGATAAGATAGATGTAGCTGCTGCTTGGTGTGTAGGCACTTTAAACAGGTAAATTAAAATCGGAACTAAAAGCCAGCCACCGCCTATCCCTAAGTAACTAGACAATACACCCATAACTAGTCCTAAGGGGATAAACCAATTATTATTTAATACCTTTGGTTCTGCTTGTGTTGCAGCAACAGGAGCTCTATTCTTAAAAATTTTTCCCTGCAACGCGGAGTTCTTGTAAAATAAAAATAATCCAAGGCCAGCTAATATTGTTGCAAAAATAACATAAAAATATTGCGAAGAATAAACTTGTAGTAACCATACACCGAGCAATGCTCCTGGAAGGGCGCTCACTCCAATGATAAGGGCTGTTTTATAATTTATTTTTTTCTGTTTCGCATAGCCGATAACACCTGTGATGGCATTAATCAGGACAATAACTAAACCCGATCCGGCTGCGATTACTGGATCTATATCTAGTAGGATAAGTAATGCAGGTACAAAGATGAAACCGCCGCCTGCTCCTACGATAGTGCCGTATCCTCCGGCAATAATTCCGATAATGAGTAGTAGGATTCCTGTTGAGATCTCCACGAAATTCACTCCTTTCTTTAATCCGAGTACTTACTTTATCTTCTCATGGAACGCGAAACAACCCAAATCAGTTTATTTTATAGGGTATAATAAAAGTGAATAGGTACGATTCTGTTATGATAAAATAGGATTTAGAATAGAATCAGGTGATATTTTGATAGAAGAGAAAGGGGGAATAGGGTTGAATATTGATAACTTAAGGATGTTTTGCCATGTGGTGGAAGAAGGAAGTATTACCAAGGCTGCGCGCTTGGGCTTTGTGTCACAACCTGCTGTAACCAGACAAATTCGCCAGTTGGAAGATAGTTATGGAACAACGCTATTTGATAGGGAAGAGGGAAAGTTAAAGCTGACGGAAGCCGGCAAACTGCTTTATCCATATGCGAAAGAAATACTTGCATTAAACAGGGCAGCCTATGAAGGGATTCAGGAACAGCTAGGAAAGATGGAGAAAATCTTACATATCGGAGCAAGTCTTACCATTGGAGAATATCTATTGCCTGGATTAATCGGCCGTTTTGAAAAGCTTCATCCTGATATTAAATTCAGTTTATCGGTTGGTAACACCCCCCTTATTCTTGAGAAATTGGAAGAAAATGAAATAGATATCGCTTTAGTGGAAGGTGTTTTCCAAAATGATCAATACAGAAAGCAAAAATTTGCAGATGATGAATTAATATTAGTTACTCCCTACGCTCATCGTTGGGGTGAGAAGCGTGAGATTCAGCTGAATGAGTTATCAGAGGAAAAGATGATCTGGAGAGAGAAAGAATCCGGAACCCGGTTAATCGTTGAAGAGGCATTAAGGCAGCATCTTGTTCTCGAAAATATAGAAAATGCAATGGAACTCGGTAGCACTCAAGCGATAAAAAGTGCCGTGGAAGCTGATTTAGGAGTGAGTATCTTACCTAAATTAACCGCCCAGAAAGAATTAAAATATAAAACATTACGAGAAATCCCGATCAAAGACTTCCATTTGACAAGAGACTTTTGGATGGTACAGAAAAAACG
Proteins encoded:
- a CDS encoding Lrp/AsnC family transcriptional regulator, whose amino-acid sequence is MELDNIDFQILQLLSENSRIQWKDLGEQIHMTGQAVGNRIKKLEENGVIKTYSIIVDQMKLGISYTAFVIIYMKTANHDPFLRFIKERKEIVEAHRVSGEGCYHLKVNVNTQEQLNLFLNEILRFGNYSLYLSIQEIT
- a CDS encoding cysteine hydrolase family protein — encoded protein: MSTALIVVDIQNDYFPNGKMELSNPDKAAANAVKVIDWFRQNNKDNIFHVQHIAGSPDLGFFLPNTEGAEIHETVLPLENENKIIKNFPNSFLKTDLESKLREKGVTKVVVVGMMTHMCIDATVRAAVDLGFETTLIEDACATRELSYKNEVVPAEQVHYAFVGALDGMYASIRSTEDFLEQNN
- a CDS encoding sulfite exporter TauE/SafE family protein encodes the protein MEISTGILLLIIGIIAGGYGTIVGAGGGFIFVPALLILLDIDPVIAAGSGLVIVLINAITGVIGYAKQKKINYKTALIIGVSALPGALLGVWLLQVYSSQYFYVIFATILAGLGLFLFYKNSALQGKIFKNRAPVAATQAEPKVLNNNWFIPLGLVMGVLSSYLGIGGGWLLVPILIYLFKVPTHQAAATSILSLSLYSTVGVISHLFYNNIDWMIVAFGGVGVIIGANIGVKLSQRLPGKIVLQMLSVLLVVIGVRMYFQ
- a CDS encoding LysR substrate-binding domain-containing protein, with product MNIDNLRMFCHVVEEGSITKAARLGFVSQPAVTRQIRQLEDSYGTTLFDREEGKLKLTEAGKLLYPYAKEILALNRAAYEGIQEQLGKMEKILHIGASLTIGEYLLPGLIGRFEKLHPDIKFSLSVGNTPLILEKLEENEIDIALVEGVFQNDQYRKQKFADDELILVTPYAHRWGEKREIQLNELSEEKMIWREKESGTRLIVEEALRQHLVLENIENAMELGSTQAIKSAVEADLGVSILPKLTAQKELKYKTLREIPIKDFHLTRDFWMVQKKRRFKREAESYFESFLMR